In Drosophila subpulchrella strain 33 F10 #4 breed RU33 chromosome 3R, RU_Dsub_v1.1 Primary Assembly, whole genome shotgun sequence, the following are encoded in one genomic region:
- the LOC119563020 gene encoding aminoacylase-1 — MSTAKWENNEEIKIFREYLRIPTVHPNVDYTACTEFLKRQAASLDLPVEVIYPVNEQNPVVVLKWLGSQPELPSIILNSHTDVVPVFADKWTHGPFSADLDAEGRIFARGSQDMKCVGTQYLGAVRALKATGYQPKRTIYLTFVPDEEVGGHLGMRELVKSDYFKKLNVGFSFDEGISSADETYALYYAERTLWHLRFKFSGTAGHGSLLLPNTAGEKLNYVVSKLMEFRKSQVQKLADDPSLEIGDVTTVNLTQLRGGVQSNVVPPLLEAVFDIRIAVTVDIPAFEKQIRDWCEEAGGGIELEFEMKNPFVEPTKIDSSNAYWLAFKKALDDLGLKTRVRVFPGATDSRYVRYAGIPALGFSPINNTPILLHDHDEFLKADTYLHGIEVYKKLIPAVADA; from the exons ATGAGTACCGCCAAGTGGGAGAACAATGAGGAGATTAAGATCTTTCGCGAATACCTGCGCATACCAACAGTGCATCCCAATGTGGATTACA CCGCCTGTACGGAATTCTTGAAGCGACAGGCCGCCAGCTTGGACCTGCCCGTGGAGGTTATCTATCCGGTCAACGAGCAGAATCCCGTGGTGGTGCTCAAATGGCTGGGATCCCAACCGGAGCTGCCCTCCATCATCCTCAATTCGCACACGGATGTGGTGCCCGTCTTTGCCGACAAGTGGACCCATGGTCCCTTCAGCGCGGATCTGGATGCAGAGGGTCGGATCTTTGCCAGGGGTTCCCAGGACATGAAGTGCGTGGGCACCCAATACCTGGGAGCAGTACGAGCCCTCAAGGCCACTGGCTATCAGCCCAAGAGGACCATTTATCTGACCTTTGTGCCGGACGAGGAGGTGGGCGGCCACCTGGGCATGCGGGAGCTGGTGAAGAGCGACTACTTCAAGAAGCTCAACGTGGGATTCAGCTTCGACGAGGGCATCTCCAGCGCGGACGAGACCTACGCCTTGTACTACGCCGAGAGGACTTTGTGGC ATCTCCGCTTCAAGTTCAGTGGAACTGCTGGACACGGATCTCTGCTGCTGCCCAATACCGCTGGCGAGAAGCTTAACTATGTGGTGAGCAAACTGATGGAGTTCCGCAAATCCCAAGTGCAGAAACTGGCTGACGACCCTTCCCTTGAAATTGGCGATGTAACCACTGTGAATCTCACCCAACTAAGGGGAGGAGTGCAGAGCAACGTTGTTCCTCCCCTGCTGGAGGCTGTTTTTGATATCCGCATTGCCGTCACCGTGGACATCCCAGCTTTTGAGAAGCAGATTCGCGACTGGTGCGAGGAGGCTGGCGGCGGCATCGAGCTGGAGTTCGAGATGAAGAATCCCTTTGTGGAGCCAACAAAGATTGACTCGTCGAATGCCTACTGGCTGGCCTTCAAGAAGGCTCTCGATGACCT TGGCCTCAAGACACGGGTTCGAGTTTTCCCCGGCGCCACGGACAGCCGCTATGTTCGCTATGCAGGCATTCCGGCTCTAGGTTTCTCGCCCATTAACAACACTCCCATCCTGCTGCACGACCACGATGAATTCCTGAAAGCCGACACATATTTACATGGCATTGAGGTCTACAAGAAGCTCATTCCTGCCGTCGCCGATGCCTAA
- the LOC119563019 gene encoding aminoacylase-1 → MNTCPEQWKNDEEIKIFQEYLRIPTVHPDVDYTACVEFLKRQAGNLGLPVDVVHPVMPSKPVVIMKWLGMSPELPAIILNSHMDVVPVFPEKWTHDPFGAHMDDQGRIYARGTQDMKSVGCQYMAAVRALKSSGYQPKRTVYLSFVPDEETGGDLGMAEFVKGDYFKAMNVGFSLDEGIASGDESYPVFYAERTLWHLRFKFSGHSGHGSLLHKNTAGEKFQYVLDKLMKFRETQDKLLPKDPSLDAGDVTTLNLTKLEGGTQSNVVPPLLEAIFDIRIAITQDADALEKQIRDWCDEAGGGIELDFILRCPSVETKIDASNRFWLGFKKGLDELGLITHTRVFPGATDSYYLRRVGVPALGFSPINNTPMLLHNHDEYLRADTYLHGIQVYRKLIPAIADS, encoded by the exons ATGAACACTTGCCCAGAACAATGGAAAAACGatgaagaaattaaaatattccAGGAGTATTTACGCATTCCCACGGTGCATCCGGATGTGGACTATA CTGCATGCGTTGAGTTCCTGAAGCGGCAGGCTGGCAACCTGGGCCTACCGGTGGATGTGGTGCATCCTGTCATGCCATCCAAACCGGTGGTGATTATGAAGTGGCTGGGGATGAGCCCCGAACTGCCGGCGATTATTTTGAACTCGCACATGGACGTGGTTCCCGTATTCCCCGAGAAGTGGACCCATGACCCCTTCGGTGCCCACATGGACGACCAAGGCCGGATTTATGCACGTGGCACGCAGGACATGAAGTCCGTGGGATGCCAGTATATGGCTGCAGTTCGTGCTCTAAAATCAAGTGGCTATCAGCCCAAGAGGACTGTCTATCTGAGTTTTGTGCCCGATGAGGAAACTGGCGGCGACCTGGGCATGGCCGAATTTGTGAAGGGCGATTACTTCAAAGCCATGAATGTGGGTTTCAGCCTGGACGAGGGCATCGCCAGTGGTGATGAATCCTATCCTGTCTTCTATGCCGAGCGCACTCTCTGGC ACCTCCGATTTAAGTTCAGTGGCCATTCAGGGCATGGATCGCTGCTGCACAAGAACACGGCTGGCGAGAAGTTCCAGTATGTGCTGGATAAGCTGATGAAGTTCCGGGAAACCCAGGACAAGCTACTGCCCAAAGACCCTTCCTTGGATGCCGGCGATGTGACCACTTTGAATCTCACCAAACTTGAGGGAGGAACGCAGAGCAATGTGGTTCCTCCTTTGCTAGAAGCCATTTTCGATATTCGCATCGCCATCACCCAGGACGCGGATGCCCTGGAGAAGCAAATTCGCGACTGGTGCGATGAGGCTGGAGGCGGGATAGAACTGGATTTCATCTTAAGGTGCCCCTCGGTGGAGACCAAGATAGACGCCTCCAATCGCTTCTGGCTGGGTTTTAAGAAGGGCTTGGATGAACT AGGTTTGATCACCCATACGCGAGTCTTCCCCGGTGCCACCGACAGCTACTACCTTCGGCGGGTTGGGGTTCCCGCTCTGGGGTTCTCCCCCATCAACAACACCCCCATGCTGCTGCACAATCATGATGAGTACTTGCGGGCCGACACCTATCTACATGGAATTCAGGTGTATAGGAAGCTTATCCCGGCAATTGCTGATTCATAA
- the LOC119563021 gene encoding aminoacylase-1-like, producing the protein MGLEKWENNEEIKIFREYLRIPTVHPDVDYTDCVKFLKRQASSLNLPVEVVFPAVQTKPVVIIKWLGSQPELPSIILNSHTDVVPVFRDKWTYDPFAADIDEEGRIFARGTQDMKSVGTQYLGAIRQLKASGFQPKRTLYVTFVPDEEIGGQMGMAEFVKTDYYKQMNVGFSLDEGGTSESDVHHVFFAERLRWGLKLQVNGTSGHGSLLLPNTAGVKLNYVLNKLTEFRTSQVEILAKDSSLRFGDVTTVNLTQLSGGVQSNVVPPLFEAVFDMRIAITVDVAAFEKQIRDWCEEAGGGINIDFFQKEPYIAPTKLDSSNTYWLAFKAAIDELELKVRPIVCPGATDSRFIREKGTPAIGFSPIINTTLRIHDHDEFLHADVYLKGIEVYKKIIYNLAEV; encoded by the exons ATGGGCTTGGAAAAGTGGGAAAACAATgaggaaattaaaattttccgggAGTACTTGCGTATACCAACCGTGCACCCTGATGTTGATTACA CCGATTGTGTAAAGTTTCTTAAGCGTCAGGCTAGCTCTTTGAATCTTCCCGTGGAGGTGGTTTTTCCAGCTGTCCAAACAAAGCCCGTGGTGATCATCAAGTGGCTCGGAAGTCAGCCGGAATTGCCCTCCATTATTCTGAACTCCCATACGGATGTGGTCCCTGTATTCCGTGACAAATGGACCTACGATCCCTTTGCAGCCGATATAGATGAGGAGGGCAGGATCTTTGCACGGGGCACTCAGGACATGAAATCGGTTGGCACTCAGTATCTAGGAGCCATTCGACAGCTCAAGGCCAGCGGTTTCCAGCCCAAGAGGACTTTGTACGTGACCTTTGTTCCCGATGAAGAGATTGGCGGCCAAATGGGCATGGCGGAGTTCGTTAAAACGGATTACTACAAGCAAATGAATGTGGGATTCAGCCTGGACGAAGGAGGCACCAGCGAAAGTGATGTGCACCATGTGTTTTTCGCCGAACGTTTGCGTTGGG GGCTCAAACTGCAAGTTAATGGAACCTCTGGCCACGGATCGCTTTTGCTGCCCAACACCGCCGGCGTAAAGCTGAACTACGTACTAAATAAACTCACGGAGTTCCGAACCTCGCAGGTGGAGATCCTGGCGAAGGATTCCAGTCTTAGGTTCGGCGATGTGACCACCGTCAATCTCACCCAGCTGAGCGGCGGAGTCCAGAGCAATGTGGTTCCTCCGCTCTTCGAGGCGGTCTTCGACATGCGCATTGCCATCACTGTGGACGTCGCTGCCTTTGAGAAACAGATTCGCGACTGGTGCGAGGAAGCTGGTGGTGGCATTAACATTGATTTCTTCCAGAAGGAACCCTATATAGCACCCACCAAGCTGGACAGCTCGAACACCTACTGGTTAGCTTTCAAAGCCGCCATCGATGAACT TGAATTGAAGGTCCGTCCCATAGTTTGCCCTGGTGCCACCGACAGCCGTTTCATTCGGGAAAAGGGAACGCCAGCAATCGGATTTTCACCCATCATAAACACCACCTTGCGGATCCATGACCATGACGAGTTTCTGCATGCTGATGTCTATCTCAAAGGCATTGAAGTGTACAAGAAGATTATTTACAACCTGGCTGaagtataa
- the LOC119563022 gene encoding aminoacylase-1-like, whose product MSTEKWEDNEEIKIFREYLRIATVQPNVDYTECVEFLKRQAHSLDLPVDVIYPVEAKPVVIIKWLGTEPELPSIILNSHMDVVPVFRDKWTHDPFAADMDEEGRIFARGTQDMKSVGTGYLGAIRLLKASGVQPKRNVFVTFVPDEEIGGELGMQEFVKTEYYSNMNVGFSLDEGGTSEIDLFYVFYAERMRWGLKLNFSGTSGHGSMLLPSTAGVKLNYVLNKLTEFRESQVQRLAKDQTINIGDVTTINLTQLSGGVQSNVVPPHFEAVFDMRLSITLDVVAFEKQIHDWCEEAGGGIEISFDEKEPYVAPTKIDDSNPFWLAFKAATDELGLKIYPIVCPGATDSRNIRAQGIPALGFSPIKNTTMRIHDHDEYLGAETYLKGIQIYKKILGNLAKV is encoded by the exons ATGAGCACGGAAAAGTGGGAGGACAACGAGGAAATCAAAATATTCCGGGAATATTTGCGTATAGCTACGGTGCAGCCAAATGTGGATTACA CTGAGTGCGTGGAGTTCCTGAAGCGCCAGGCTCACAGCCTGGACCTCCCAGTGGACGTAATATATCCCGTGGAGGCCAAGCCCGTGGTGATCATCAAGTGGCTGGGAACCGAACCGGAACTGCCCTCCATTATTCTAAACTCGCACATGGATGTTGTACCCGTGTTCCGTGACAAGTGGACCCACGATCCCTTCGCCGCCGATATGGATGAGGAGGGCAGGATCTTTGCCAGGGGTACGCAGGACATGAAATCGGTGGGCACTGGATATCTGGGTGCCATTCGCCTGCTCAAGGCCAGTGGTGTCCAGCCCAAGCGCAATGTCTTCGTGACCTTTGTGCCCGATGAGGAGATCGGCGGAGAACTGGGAATGCAGGAGTTCGTCAAGACGGAGTACTATAGCAACATGAACGTGGGTTTCAGTCTCGATGAGGGCGGCACCAGCGAGATTGACCTGTTCTACGTGTTCTATGCCGAGCGCATGCGTTGGG GCCTCAAATTGAACTTCAGCGGAACCTCCGGACATGGTTCAATGCTCCTGCCCAGCACTGCCGGTGTGAAACTGAACTACGTGCTGAACAAGCTGACGGAGTTCCGTGAATCGCAGGTCCAACGGCTGGCCAAGGATCAGACCATTAACATCGGTGATGTGACCACCATCAATCTCACCCAGCTGAGCGGTGGAGTCCAGAGCAATGTGGTGCCTCCTCATTTCGAGGCTGTGTTCGACATGCGCCTGTCCATCACCCTAGATGTCGTGGCCTTCGAGAAGCAGATCCACGATTGGTGCGAGGAGGCAGGTGGCGGCATTGAGATCTCCTTCGATGAGAAGGAACCCTATGTGGCACCCACTAAGATCGACGACTCCAATCCCTTCTGGCTGGCATTCAAGGCCGCCACCGATGAACT tGGCCTGAAGATCTACCCCATTGTATGTCCCGGTGCCACCGACAGCAGAAATATTCGTGCACAGGGCATTCCCGCCTTGGGATTCTCCCCCATTAAGAACACCACCATGCGCATCCATGATCACGATGAATATTTGGGAGCCGAAACTTATTTGAAGGGAATTCAAATATACAAGAAAATTTTGGGCAACCTAGCCAaagtctaa
- the LOC119563017 gene encoding uncharacterized protein LOC119563017 — translation MWKCHKCGKPVYFAERKQSLGYDWHPECLRCEECGKRLNPGQHAEHKSVPYCHVPCYGALFGPQLFGHGTRVESHKSYGQKGAQKPAGAQANGPTLPRDHLESKLKVYNQFYDNKSLEIRSREVNNRLVLEGALRVYWGVQGMIHLKEDDDQRILVRKRNSCRVSKAADESSSDKENEASESLAPPTTTTGEVDQLSTDVSLSESMTFDSCSLNEISELPTTPEDASANTTANSKEVTNGKVSNDDEDTTTTDSSGTLVEAPTASTSCVSSTLPSKLDHLEKLDWDDIDDLLQVERRHNEKDRIYETMPVKLPSSQSSSDSSPSKTSSETTTTTESSSTQSATTNSSSTDNFMTATGSLTANTNTQNTTTLSTTETSLDNYETCDDNTLKPMDFEDFKRSVHQDYVNGANSFTEPNEGTLKRNQPIDPSRIHDSLKLYGENSVMSKSFNCEHALRSIDPSLINDTMNLRSSVDSPRSTQRQYALQKSGSASASTVTSRDQKKPYQQGRQLFEKGINRSKSGPSCFVYSDSDDDDEATLRPQRLATMRRSDIPLRYIKIQMDCYPKENVAAGSEGESSRADAPSITSGAAAGDELTQTEELYTASEGVGGPDGDGSAGLHVTEDGVVLRRPPRTGAAAIKRRSGNRRSRTKLKRRCSINGHYYNRETSFFTPPYGSQMSVWVSSMVTTTEVINLVLEKYKVDSSPGNFSLFIVRDNGEQKRLKDDEYPLITRVTLGPHEDVARMFLVDSRKTDEISNEVAQFLNLSVPECRAILERYDQEIAREVAKIKERYAELRRRIVSRMESLKVHL, via the exons ATGTGGAAGTGCCACAAGTGCGGCAAACCCGTTTACTTTG CGGAACGTAAACAATCGCTCGGCTACGACTGGCATCCGGAATGTTTGCGCTGCGAAGAGTGCGGCAAGCGTCTGAATCCCGGCCAGCATGCCGAG CACAAAAGTGTGCCCTACTGCCATGTGCCCTGCTACGGAGCCCTGTTTGGTCCCCAGTTGTTTGGCCATGGCACCCGGGTGGAGTCCCACAAGAGCTACGGGCAGAAGGGCGCCCAGAAGCCAGCTGGAGCTCAGGCCAATGGCCCCACACTGCCGCGTGATCACCTGGAGTCCAAGCTGAAG GTCTACAACCAATTCTACGACAACAAAAGCCTGGAGATACGCAGCCGCGAGGTCAACAACCGCTTGGTGCTGGAAGGAGCCCTTCGAGTTTACTGGGGCGTTCAGGGAATGATTCACCTCAAGGAAGACGACGATCAGCGCATCTTGGTACGCAAGAGGAACTCCTGTCGGGTCTCCAAGGCTGCCGAT GAAAGCAGTTCGGACAAGGAAAACGAGGCTAGCGAGTCGCTGGCTCCGCCTACAACCACCACAGGCGAGGTGGACCAACTTTCCACGGATGTCTCACTTTCCGAGAGCATGACCTTCGATTCGTGCAGCCTCAATGAGATCTCCGAGCTGCCCACAACCCCAGAAGATGCCTCGGCCAACACCACAGCCAACAGCAAAGAGGTAACCAATGGCAAGGTGTCCAACGACGACGAAGATACGACCACGACGGACTCTTCCGGCACTCTGGTGGAGGCTCCAACGGCCAGCACAAGTTGTGTGTCCAGCACTCTGCCTTCCAAGCTGGACCATCTCGAGAAGCTGGACTGGGACGACATTGATGATCTGCTGCAAGTGGAGAGACGTCACAATGAGAAGGATCGCATCTACGAAACCATGCCGGTCAAACTGCCGTCCTCGCAGTCCTCCAGCGACAGTTCGCCCAGCAAAACGTCCTCGGAAACCACGACCACCACTGAATCCAGCTCCACTCAATCGGCCAcgaccaacagcagcagcacgGACAACTTTATGACCGCCACGGGCTCGTTGACCGCCAATACCAATACGCAGAATACCACAACGTTGTCTACCACTGAGACTTCGCTGGATAATTACGAGACCTGCGATGATAATACCCTGAAGCCCATGGATTTCGAGGACTTTAAGCGCAGTGTCCATCAGGACTATGTGAATGGGGCTAACTCCTTTACGGAGCCCAACGAAGGCACCCTTAAGCGTAATCAGCCAATTGATCCCTCTCGCATTCATGATTCACTCAAGCTCTACGGCGAGAATTCAGTGATGAGTAAAAGCTTTAACTGCGAGCATGCTTTGCGCTCCATAGATCCATCTCTGATTAACGACACCATGAATCTGCGCAGCAGTGTGGACTCACCCCGTTCCACGCAGCGCCAGTACGCCTTGCAGAAGAGCGGATCTGCCTCCGCATCCACAGTGACTAGCAGGGACCAGAAAAAGCCATATCAACAGGGGCGGCAGCTGTTCGAGAAGGGCATTAACCGCTCCAAGTCGGGACCCAGCTGCTTTGTGTACTCCGACAGCGATGACGACGACGAGGCCACGCTGCGTCCACAACGCCTGGCCACCATGCGGCGCAGCGATATTCCTCTCCGGTACATCAAAATCCAGATGGACTGCTATCCCAAAGAGAATGTGGCTGCCGGCAGCGAGGGTGAGTCAAGTCGTGCCGATGCTCCGTCCATTACCAGTGGAGCAGCTGCCGGCGACGAGCTTACGCAAACAGAGGAGTTATATACTGCCAGCGAGGGAGTTGGAGGTCCAGACGGCGATGGATCGGCTGGCTTGCACGTGACGGAAGACGGTGTGGTGCTAAGGAGACCTCCGCGCACTGGAGCTGCAGCCATCAAGCGACGCAGTGGCAACCGTCG TTCTCGTACCAAGCTGAAACGTCGGTGCTCTATCAATGGTCACTACTACAATCGGGAGACGTCGTTTTTCACGCCTCCCTACGGTTCTCAAATGTCTGTGTGGGTCTCCTCAATGGTGACCACGACagaagttattaatttggtGCTGGAAAAGTACAAGGTGGACAGTTCGCCGGGCAACTTTTCCCTTTTCATTGTACGCGACAACGGGGAGCAGAAGCGTCTGAAGGATGATGAGTATCCTCTGATTACGCGCGTCACTTTGGGACCTCATGAGGATGTGGCTCGTATGTTTTTAGTGGACTCGCGCAAAACTGACGAAATCAG TAATGAAGTTGCTCAATTTTTAAACCTATCGGTGCCCGAGTGCCGTGCCATTCTGGAGCGTTATGATCAGGAAATAGCTCGCGAAGTGGCCAAAATAAAGGAAAG ATACGCCGAATTGCGTCGCCGGATTGTGAGCCGCATGGAATCTCTTAAAGTGCATTTGTAA